The Haloplanus salinarum genome includes a region encoding these proteins:
- a CDS encoding MTH865 family protein: MNDDTEAELRKQFRSAFEGADFPVTDQMDLVPTLPDGPGTRFEAGDVSFSAMELAANLDGHQEFPYESVDELVDDVMAALKTEGLLD, encoded by the coding sequence ATGAACGACGACACCGAAGCCGAACTCCGCAAGCAGTTTCGCTCGGCGTTCGAGGGCGCCGACTTCCCCGTGACCGACCAGATGGATCTCGTCCCGACGCTCCCCGACGGCCCGGGCACCCGGTTCGAGGCCGGGGACGTGTCCTTCTCCGCGATGGAACTCGCGGCCAACCTCGACGGCCACCAGGAGTTCCCCTACGAATCGGTCGACGAACTCGTCGACGACGTGATGGCGGCGCTGAAAACCGAGGGACTGCTGGACTGA
- a CDS encoding HEAT repeat domain-containing protein has protein sequence MVEDRSEADTAFLYELARESNTTELVAYLRRGSRPVVRRRAAEMLGDFAEETTRNDGDTQEVIRALIQAVREDDDRSVRARAIDALYRHGPDTLERLVHEMGEFDIEPEEGTRSDTAAERATARLLEEWLDADYPEFRMVAATALGRMGGERSLSALVAATTDPSPRVRARAVQSCGWIGDERCVGALRNRLDDDRRRVREEAVRALGAIGSEAALRSLAPVVQADEESLRRAAIEELGQFATLEPIDVLLRALVDDTAPVQRAALLSLVQLFVDAPAERRQEVREAVADRLSNADTLTVVPHVIDMLDESRRTDVRHNAAWLLGRVADADDPDADRRDAVYDCLIAALGDPDDRTARLAASSLAELESEKLERRLQILVHDEDVPSDVAERAEAVLDEIGGSLSGEVVTNAVDYTYVRDPSDYTANHDDADREP, from the coding sequence ATGGTGGAAGACCGATCCGAGGCGGATACGGCGTTTCTCTACGAACTCGCACGGGAGTCGAACACGACGGAGCTGGTCGCGTATCTCCGACGCGGATCGCGTCCGGTCGTCCGGCGACGGGCCGCGGAGATGCTGGGCGACTTCGCCGAGGAGACGACGCGGAACGACGGCGACACCCAGGAGGTCATCCGTGCCCTCATTCAGGCGGTCCGAGAGGACGACGACCGGAGCGTCCGTGCGCGAGCGATCGACGCACTGTACCGACACGGCCCGGACACGCTCGAACGGCTCGTCCACGAGATGGGCGAGTTCGACATCGAACCCGAGGAGGGGACGCGATCCGATACGGCTGCGGAACGAGCGACGGCGAGGCTCCTCGAGGAGTGGCTCGACGCCGACTATCCGGAGTTCCGCATGGTCGCGGCGACCGCACTCGGACGGATGGGTGGGGAGCGATCACTGTCCGCGCTCGTGGCGGCGACGACCGATCCGTCTCCACGGGTACGTGCCCGTGCCGTGCAGTCCTGTGGGTGGATCGGTGACGAACGGTGTGTCGGGGCCCTCCGGAATCGCCTCGACGATGACAGGCGCCGCGTCCGTGAGGAGGCGGTGCGGGCCCTGGGTGCCATCGGGAGCGAGGCCGCACTCAGGTCGCTCGCGCCGGTCGTCCAGGCCGACGAGGAATCGCTCCGACGGGCCGCAATCGAGGAACTCGGTCAGTTTGCGACCCTCGAACCCATCGACGTCCTGCTTCGAGCGTTGGTCGACGATACCGCACCGGTACAGCGTGCGGCGCTCCTGTCGCTCGTCCAGTTGTTCGTCGACGCCCCGGCGGAACGACGGCAGGAGGTCCGTGAGGCCGTCGCCGACCGGCTCTCGAACGCGGACACGCTGACGGTGGTCCCCCACGTGATCGACATGCTCGACGAGAGCCGACGGACGGACGTGAGACACAACGCAGCGTGGCTCCTGGGTCGGGTGGCCGACGCCGACGATCCGGACGCGGATCGGCGCGATGCGGTGTACGACTGCCTGATCGCCGCACTCGGCGACCCGGACGACCGAACGGCCCGGCTCGCGGCGAGCAGTCTGGCCGAACTCGAGAGTGAAAAGCTCGAACGCCGGCTCCAGATCCTCGTTCACGACGAGGACGTGCCGTCGGACGTCGCCGAGCGCGCGGAGGCGGTACTCGACGAGATCGGAGGGAGCCTCTCGGGAGAGGTCGTGACCAACGCCGTCGATTATACGTACGTCCGCGATCCGTCGGATTACACGGCCAACCACGACGATGCCGACCGAGAGCCGTGA
- a CDS encoding SPFH domain-containing protein: MLHPLPMQLDVPLFGIVGLLVLGLAIVTVWQMVRIVDAYDKRALTVFGEYRGLLEPGINFVPPFVSRTYRFDMRTQTMDVPQQEAITRDNSPVTADAVVYLRVMDAKKAFLEVEDYKTAVSNLAQTTLRAVIGDLELDDTLNKRQEINARIRKELDEPTDDWGIRVESVEVREVNPSQEVQHAMEQQTGAERRRRATILEAQGERRSAVEKAEGDKQSNIIGAQGEKQSQILEAQGDAISTVLRAKSAESMGERAIIDKGMDTLEGIGQGESTTFVLPQELTSLVGRYGKHLTGSDVAADGQQLDSLDFDAETRELVGLDDIKEILGEIDQAAEMDVEELEQQAKAVKDGVPNAADADQGGDGA; encoded by the coding sequence ATGCTTCATCCGCTCCCGATGCAGCTCGACGTCCCGCTGTTCGGGATCGTTGGCCTGCTGGTGCTCGGGCTAGCGATCGTGACGGTCTGGCAGATGGTCCGGATCGTCGACGCCTACGACAAACGGGCACTCACCGTGTTCGGCGAGTATCGCGGCTTGCTCGAACCGGGCATCAACTTCGTTCCGCCGTTCGTCTCGCGCACGTACCGGTTCGACATGCGGACACAGACGATGGACGTGCCCCAACAGGAGGCGATCACGCGGGACAACTCCCCCGTCACGGCCGACGCCGTCGTCTACCTCCGCGTGATGGACGCGAAGAAGGCGTTCCTCGAGGTCGAGGACTACAAGACCGCGGTCTCGAACCTCGCCCAGACCACGCTCCGGGCGGTCATCGGCGACCTGGAACTCGACGACACGCTGAACAAGCGCCAGGAGATCAACGCTCGCATCCGGAAGGAACTCGACGAACCGACCGACGACTGGGGGATCCGCGTCGAGTCGGTCGAGGTCCGCGAGGTCAACCCCAGCCAGGAAGTCCAGCACGCGATGGAACAGCAGACCGGCGCGGAGCGGCGGCGGCGGGCGACGATCCTCGAAGCCCAGGGCGAACGCCGGAGTGCGGTCGAGAAGGCCGAGGGAGACAAGCAGTCGAACATCATCGGAGCCCAAGGCGAGAAACAGAGCCAGATCCTCGAAGCCCAGGGCGACGCCATCTCGACGGTACTGCGCGCGAAGTCCGCGGAGTCGATGGGGGAGCGGGCGATCATCGACAAGGGAATGGATACGCTGGAGGGGATCGGGCAGGGTGAGTCGACGACGTTCGTCCTCCCGCAGGAACTCACCTCGCTGGTGGGTCGCTACGGCAAGCACCTCACCGGAAGCGACGTCGCGGCCGACGGACAGCAGTTGGACAGCCTGGATTTCGACGCCGAGACGCGCGAACTCGTCGGCCTCGACGACATCAAGGAGATCCTCGGCGAGATCGACCAGGCAGCAGAGATGGACGTAGAGGAGCTAGAGCAACAGGCCAAGGCGGTCAAGGACGGCGTTCCGAACGCCGCGGACGCCGACCAGGGCGGTGACGGAGCGTGA
- a CDS encoding DUF7504 family protein, whose translation MVYRFQCRQCPFTIWSTSRDTIGDAVGTHILGHHRERVTKQDFRIRWSCPHCERSGQHHDRDAGIERFERHLFEHVESSVESGVHVADEFDRTGGVLVRAPRGSDGLDNARVHFLSPGDIVLFVTTAPAERIRLIDDALREWPRRTIILTTKPDPLGDVSDLDLSEGSLEVVRLDSRLGLSEVGETISRIVGEYEDVGGKIAAEFDILPELVEKFDLQTVFKFLHVLAVRFDRADALSHYHVDPRAQSKSTINVLDQVFDLSIEADDRRFIAGPHSELD comes from the coding sequence ATGGTCTACCGGTTCCAGTGTCGGCAGTGTCCCTTCACGATCTGGTCGACGAGCCGAGACACGATCGGTGACGCTGTTGGCACCCACATCCTCGGACACCACCGCGAGCGGGTGACCAAACAGGATTTCCGGATCCGGTGGAGCTGCCCTCACTGTGAACGGAGCGGCCAGCACCACGACCGCGACGCCGGGATCGAGCGCTTCGAGCGGCACCTGTTCGAACACGTCGAGTCGTCCGTGGAGTCGGGAGTCCACGTCGCGGACGAATTCGACCGAACCGGTGGCGTGTTGGTCCGTGCCCCGCGTGGGAGCGACGGCCTCGACAACGCCCGAGTCCACTTTCTCTCCCCCGGAGATATCGTCCTGTTCGTGACGACGGCCCCCGCCGAACGGATTCGGCTGATCGACGATGCGCTCCGGGAGTGGCCGAGACGGACGATCATCCTCACGACCAAGCCCGATCCCCTCGGCGACGTCTCGGATCTCGACCTCTCGGAGGGGTCGCTGGAAGTCGTCCGTCTCGACAGTCGACTCGGCCTCTCCGAGGTCGGCGAGACGATTTCGCGGATCGTCGGCGAGTACGAAGACGTCGGCGGGAAGATAGCCGCCGAATTCGACATCCTTCCCGAACTCGTCGAGAAGTTCGACCTGCAAACGGTTTTCAAGTTCCTCCACGTCCTCGCCGTGCGCTTCGACCGGGCCGATGCACTCTCTCACTATCACGTCGACCCGCGAGCGCAGTCGAAGTCGACGATCAACGTCCTCGATCAGGTGTTCGACCTCTCGATCGAGGCCGACGACCGGCGGTTCATCGCCGGGCCACATTCCGAACTCGACTGA
- a CDS encoding S9 family peptidase, protein MFDIERYLNVRSAHGASVGPDGDRLAFLMDTTGVPQVWTLSAPGAWPEQRTFFDDRVTFASWSPERPELIVGRDRGGDEREALYRLDVATGEIIDLTRHPDAKHWFGGWSPDGDRFAFASNRRDDAVFDIYVQDRDATGADAERVHEGAGWLSVAGWSPDGDRLLLVESHSSFDQDVYVLDVGTGTRRHLTPHEGTIRHLSATWGPDGENVYLATDRDGDTLSLARIDLATGDLSSVVAADAGDATTALADDEWNVDGVAVDEDSRRVVYSRNVDGYTELGVGELVAPGRLDHFPTPDLPESVAGGVSFGPNGDRFALTVTRSDDTANVYVVDVTSGTVERWTRASTAGIPRDSFVAPELVHYPSVDGLEVPAFFSLPETDTGHGETPVVVDVHGGPESQRRPSFGRVKQYLLSRGYAVFEPNVRGSTGYGKAYTHLDDVEKRMDAVADLKAGVEWLHDHPAVDPDRIAVMGASYGGFMTLAALTEYPDVWAAGVDIVGIANFVTFLENTGDWRRELREAEYGSLDEDRDLLESISPVHNVDDIAAPLFVLHGENDPRVPVSEAHRIVEGAREAGVPVRELIFEDEGHGFTKLENRIEAYTAIVDFLDEHLGTGTEAT, encoded by the coding sequence ATGTTCGACATCGAGCGGTACCTCAACGTGCGGAGCGCCCACGGCGCCTCCGTCGGTCCGGACGGCGACCGACTCGCCTTCCTCATGGACACCACCGGCGTTCCGCAGGTATGGACGCTCTCGGCGCCCGGCGCCTGGCCCGAGCAGCGGACCTTCTTCGACGACCGCGTCACCTTCGCCTCCTGGTCGCCCGAACGTCCCGAACTGATCGTCGGCCGGGACCGGGGCGGCGACGAACGCGAGGCGCTCTACCGCCTCGACGTCGCGACCGGCGAAATCATCGATCTGACCCGACATCCCGACGCGAAACACTGGTTCGGGGGCTGGAGTCCCGACGGCGACCGCTTCGCCTTCGCCTCCAACCGCCGCGACGACGCGGTGTTCGACATCTACGTCCAGGATCGTGACGCGACCGGCGCGGACGCCGAGCGCGTTCACGAGGGCGCCGGCTGGCTCTCCGTCGCCGGCTGGAGCCCCGACGGCGACCGCCTCCTCCTCGTCGAGTCCCACTCCAGTTTCGACCAAGACGTCTACGTCCTCGACGTCGGGACGGGAACGCGCCGCCACCTGACGCCCCACGAGGGGACGATCCGGCACCTGAGCGCGACCTGGGGACCCGACGGCGAGAACGTCTACCTCGCCACCGACCGCGACGGTGACACGCTCTCGCTGGCCCGGATCGACCTCGCGACCGGCGACCTGTCGTCCGTCGTGGCCGCCGACGCCGGCGACGCGACCACGGCCCTCGCCGACGACGAGTGGAACGTCGACGGCGTCGCGGTCGACGAGGACTCCCGGCGCGTGGTCTACTCCCGCAACGTCGACGGCTACACGGAACTCGGCGTGGGCGAGCTCGTCGCGCCCGGCCGGCTGGATCACTTCCCGACCCCCGACCTCCCGGAGTCCGTCGCCGGCGGCGTGAGTTTCGGCCCGAACGGGGACCGCTTCGCGCTGACCGTCACCCGAAGCGACGACACCGCCAACGTCTACGTCGTCGACGTGACAAGCGGGACGGTCGAGCGCTGGACCCGGGCCTCCACCGCGGGCATCCCGCGTGACTCCTTCGTCGCCCCGGAACTCGTCCACTACCCCTCCGTCGACGGACTGGAGGTGCCCGCCTTCTTCTCCCTCCCCGAGACCGACACCGGGCACGGCGAGACGCCCGTCGTCGTCGACGTCCACGGCGGCCCCGAATCGCAGCGCCGACCCTCCTTCGGCCGGGTGAAACAGTATCTCCTCTCCCGGGGCTACGCCGTCTTCGAACCGAACGTCCGCGGCTCGACGGGCTACGGCAAGGCCTACACCCACCTCGACGACGTCGAAAAGCGCATGGACGCGGTCGCGGACCTGAAGGCCGGCGTCGAATGGCTCCACGACCACCCCGCCGTGGACCCGGACCGTATCGCGGTGATGGGTGCCTCCTACGGCGGCTTCATGACCCTCGCCGCGCTCACCGAGTATCCCGACGTCTGGGCGGCCGGCGTCGACATCGTCGGCATCGCCAACTTCGTGACGTTCCTCGAGAACACCGGGGACTGGCGGCGCGAACTCCGCGAGGCCGAATACGGGTCGCTCGACGAGGACCGCGACCTACTGGAGTCGATCAGCCCCGTCCACAACGTCGACGACATCGCCGCCCCCCTCTTCGTCCTCCACGGCGAGAACGACCCGCGCGTGCCCGTAAGCGAGGCCCACCGGATCGTCGAAGGGGCCCGGGAGGCCGGCGTCCCCGTCCGCGAACTGATCTTCGAGGACGAGGGGCACGGCTTCACGAAACTGGAAAACCGGATCGAGGCCTACACCGCCATCGTGGACTTTCTGGACGAACACCTCGGAACCGGAACCGAGGCGACGTAG